In the Hermetia illucens chromosome 1, iHerIll2.2.curated.20191125, whole genome shotgun sequence genome, tgtgcaaagtaggtcgaggcatctgggagaacacttaacaccagatgcaaagttgaaagatctgggagtagggaacatactaaagttcctaacggttatcggcctgcttgagatactatgatcaacaggaacactataaccagtaaaaggggcacaatagttcttcaaggacgcgatgcgactttctcttaacaggataataataataatatcttcCGTTTTCCcggcttcttcttcttctttttcttcagcctttgtcccgttcacaagtcgGCTCTccctgatcggtttcgccatttggctctatcgaatgctattaacatagtatgctggtcccaagcccaagtaaaggaatagggtttgaggcaacgtactctgtactatcctcagtaaaacaaaaataaaatcctgagatcagggaaagagataaatagagtatagttgatctctcttggtgacaggtcccgcgacaggccgaccaagaaaatgcatataatGTCGGTACAAACGTGGTGATCGGATTCAGCcacaaacttccggtttcccggcttatcTGCAATATGTAGTGTATAGTTTAGTTTTCGAATTTTACATAGAACttcacttttaatttttcatgtGAAATGATTTGGTAGCTCACTCCCTTGCCGTAGCGTACCATGCCAACAATATCCTTTAAGGAGCGCGTACACCAAGCCCAATTAAAATTCATAACAAGTTTGCACATTCCATTCCATATATAAATTGGGCAATCATCGCATGCTACGTTTGCCTTACCCTTGTAGGTGGTCAAAAGTAACGAGCCCTTCGACTTTTTTCTCGGAAAGACAAATCTCCAAATCCCATAGCTGCCACTTCATCGAAAGCCAGGCGGCGTATCCATTTTATCATTGAGCTGTTTTGCAACGTTAAAAATATTACTTTATTAGGAAATACCAGTTTTTATTGTTTGCCTTATTCTCTATCACTTATACACGGATAagaattgattaaaaaaatttcgtTAAACGGTATATTTTAAGCCTAATTACATTGTCATTACATGTTATTTGTAAGCTTGTAGCATTACGAATTTCTAGGACAAAGGTTTACAAAATCTTTCCCTGCCTACTTCAATCTTAATAATTTTAGTTAACAAGACGCGACTCAATCCTCACTCAACCTAGATTCAATGCATTCATTGGCATGTCACAAATCGTTTAACGGTTACTAAGCTCCCGCCCACTACTTTAAACGCTAGAATACCAGTTAATATCGTAACTAGGTAGCTTGGAATTAACGTGGCATAATACAGTTCTTGCttattaaataaagttaaacaCGAAACGAACAGGTGACTAATAACTACATACGCCACATGGCTGTACCGCGAAGTGTCCAGCGCGTTGAAGAAGATCACGCTCCAAAAAGTGTGCAAGAGAACGGTGCACAGCGTTTGGGCGGCTGATGTGATGAAGAACACATTGGTACCGCTCAGCAGGCCCATAGTTGCCGGACCCACCTGAAAACAGTTTCCGCTCGTTACAACAGCTGTTCAGGGTGGTTAAGGTATGAGGACAAGGACACATTTCTTACCGAATCAGCCAGAACATTCACCAGCGCGAATGCACCGCTTATAATGCCGAATCCAAGCCCCGACACATATGCCAGAATGTGTTTATTCTCCGTCACTCTCGAATTTTGGGTAACTTCCTGCAAACCTCGCTCAGTCTTCCGCAGTACTATGTAAATTACATAGCGAAACGCTTCCTGCATGCAAGTTGTGGTGAGTATCATTTCATATAGAAGAACTATCGCTTCTTA is a window encoding:
- the LOC119646398 gene encoding gamma-secretase subunit Aph-1; amino-acid sequence: MTVAEFFGCTFLAFGPPLAMFIFTIAHDPIRIIILIAAAFVWLLSLLISSTFWFAIVPLREYLSFGLVFSIFFQEAFRYVIYIVLRKTERGLQEVTQNSRVTENKHILAYVSGLGFGIISGAFALVNVLADSVGPATMGLLSGTNVFFITSAAQTLCTVLLHTFWSVIFFNALDTSRYSHVAYVVISHLFVSCLTLFNKQELYYATLIPSYLVTILTGILAFKVVGGSLVTVKRFVTCQ